CTCCACAAGTTCCTGACGCCTGACAGCGTACCTCGCACTTCTTGTGGCACACCATACCACAATCTCTGCACTGTATTGCGTCCTTCAGCCAAATCTGTTCGACAAGAATCATGTTCGTATCAGtcatattattcaaaattagaGTAACAAattgtttctccatttttcgattttacttaGAATCTTCAATCATCTATTTAAATGTCCAAACCTTTTTTGTACAAAAGTCACAGTGCGTTGCCCTGTGAAAGTGCGTTCTGATAAAGTCGTGCATCTTCTTATCGATAATCTCCTCGTTCAACGCCGGTTGCGTTTTGGCAGTCTCAGCGCTTTCCTTCTTCCCCGAATCACTAACCGCGTGACGATTTGGATGACTGGACTCCCACACGTACGACAATAAAATGTCACCGTAACAAAGAGTAGGATCGAATCCCGAGTACCCTTGCAGTTTCGTGTCGACTGTCGTTAGAGAAGCTTCGAAGAAGACAaggtgaaaattattataaaatctgCAAAGTTATTAACCCATAATCCATTAATGACACGTACCACTGTCGGGTGGGAGTAACGCGTGGCATTTAAGATAATGACCAGTCGAGGACGTATAACATTGCGctagaattaatttcataggGACATTTATGTATCCTAGCAACTTCGCAGGAAATTCTCCTCCCCTTACGCGACCCCATACACCTATGTTTAAATACTGTAATTCCGAATCAATCTGAAAGTTTCTAGTCTCCTCGAAAGTGATCGACGAGGCGTACTCTTTTTCCTTTGTAGTGTAGTATAAGTCTGTTACGTTTGTTATGTAACTATCATCAAAACAGAATTGAGAGCTATTCGATACTAAAGATTGATTTGAAGTCGTTGAGATTTTTCTAGAAGGTGTGGAATCAGGTGTCTGGGCAGGCTCATCTGCATGCGCgctactttttcttcttctaaaAAGTTTGCTACCTGTCTCCAGTTTCTCAGAGATCTCGTTCTCAGAGTCTTTCAGATCTGAAAATTTGATTTGACTCTCGAACTTGATTTTACCGCTGTCCTCCGTACTCGGCGTGTCTCCTTTATTCATTATAAACTCCGCTTTCAATGATTTTCTATCGGTTCCCTTTTCTGAGGACAGTTTCTCGCTGTCTAGTTTCATGCTGATCTGCTTGTCCAAGTCTGCTTTGGAATACTTCCTCTCGACCCTTATAATGAATCGCCTTTGTACAGCGTTTTTTACCAGTTTGGCTACTTGGTTCATGCTGGAGACCTTCTTCCCATCTACCGCTACTAAAATATCGCCTTTCCTCATCTCGGCTATTGCGGCGGGACTTCCATTTACTATTGTTTCGACTAGCACGCAAATATGCCCTATCTCTGGCACGAGTTCTTGCTTAAATACTACGCCGAGCTGCTGAGAACCGACTTTGCTAATTATCAAATCCAACACCATGTAAGGAACTCCAGTGTATTGAGTAATAAACACCCAAGGTGTTGAATCCACACTTATCGTACAGTATACCTCAATCTGTGACTTATCCTCTGCGTTAAGCATATTAGGTCCAAGATTCAATCTGCTCACTTCGAATAATGATACTTGCAAAAAACCTGGTATCAATTGGATATTGGCAACCTGAAGAGACATTTTAGGAAGTTGTTATATCTTGTTTTACATTCTATCTGATCTTAAGTAACGAAGCATACATCTTACTTCAGACAAATCTACTGCTTCGTCGTTCAGTCTGCGGAAGAATGGCTTATAACGCAGTTTGTAGCGAGGTAGTGTATGCTTCCTACGCACGGCTCTTCGAATCTGCCCAGTGATCAAAGAGATAATCTGCGGTTGTAATTGACGACCTTGAAATTGAGATTGCACTTCTAACTCGAGTATAGGATCCGAATAAAAGCTCAGGGACCAATGTGTGTATGGAACACGTGTAAACTGCAGTCTGGCTCTACCGCTGACTCTTTTCACTGAAatcagtattaatataattagttgTGCTTTCCATTTCAtaagataatttaatttcagttgCATTAAAACAAACATGTGTTTATGCACCTTGTAAAGCCATATAAGCAGTTTTACCCAACAACATTTTAACATCTATTGATagttgaaaatttccatcgtAATGCAAGTCTAAAGATAAATCCAATGACTCTAGTAAGCCTGTATCAGCATCTATTTTTGAATCAGCAACTTCTAAACCTTTTATCGTGGGAAACTGTGTACCCAGATTTAAGTCTCTCAactgaaaaagtaaaataattattatttctctgATAGTAATAGTTCTAGAATTTTCCATTTACCTTTACACTGTCCAACAATTTGCCAGTTGTGGACTGAGTTAAGAGTTCCTTGaactcattatttaattttctatataacCATAGACGAACCCGTTCAGCATTTCGTAATTCATTGAACAAAAATTGTAGCGTTAAGTTTATTGCCAAATTCTCATTGCCT
This portion of the Nomia melanderi isolate GNS246 chromosome 11, iyNomMela1, whole genome shotgun sequence genome encodes:
- the Pdzd8 gene encoding PDZ domain containing 8 isoform X2, which translates into the protein MDFFEFICVSVITFVCGIICTLALEFYLFKKYLEEAPLASPPERPIKHGKAQLPNELLEKIQDEKTTSSTSISRQAMCQGNENLAINLTLQFLFNELRNAERVRLWLYRKLNNEFKELLTQSTTGKLLDSVKLRDLNLGTQFPTIKGLEVADSKIDADTGLLESLDLSLDLHYDGNFQLSIDVKMLLGKTAYMALQVKRVSGRARLQFTRVPYTHWSLSFYSDPILELEVQSQFQGRQLQPQIISLITGQIRRAVRRKHTLPRYKLRYKPFFRRLNDEAVDLSEVANIQLIPGFLQVSLFEVSRLNLGPNMLNAEDKSQIEVYCTISVDSTPWVFITQYTGVPYMVLDLIISKVGSQQLGVVFKQELVPEIGHICVLVETIVNGSPAAIAEMRKGDILVAVDGKKVSSMNQVAKLVKNAVQRRFIIRVERKYSKADLDKQISMKLDSEKLSSEKGTDRKSLKAEFIMNKGDTPSTEDSGKIKFESQIKFSDLKDSENEISEKLETGSKLFRRRKSSAHADEPAQTPDSTPSRKISTTSNQSLVSNSSQFCFDDSYITNVTDLYYTTKEKEYASSITFEETRNFQIDSELQYLNIGVWGRVRGGEFPAKLLGYINVPMKLILAQCYTSSTGHYLKCHALLPPDSASLTTVDTKLQGYSGFDPTLCYGDILLSYVWESSHPNRHAVSDSGKKESAETAKTQPALNEEIIDKKMHDFIRTHFHRATHCDFCTKKIWLKDAIQCRDCGMVCHKKCEVRCQASGTCGAESLAMALETDEIEPNTLIGESGPEISLTSCEDTVQNSLVGGLGISPELLEGAEPSVAAPLVAGDLDDGLMSRAKDTGKFLYKHLEPRERVEKINTMMGKLKTALDAETTSRLELSQTGDLDSIKLIAQSDLRVQTLSVLLLHYCAGMQHAQEALDRSQASKDS
- the Pdzd8 gene encoding PDZ domain containing 8 isoform X3 — encoded protein: MCQGNENLAINLTLQFLFNELRNAERVRLWLYRKLNNEFKELLTQSTTGKLLDSVKLRDLNLGTQFPTIKGLEVADSKIDADTGLLESLDLSLDLHYDGNFQLSIDVKMLLGKTAYMALQVKRVSGRARLQFTRVPYTHWSLSFYSDPILELEVQSQFQGRQLQPQIISLITGQIRRAVRRKHTLPRYKLRYKPFFRRLNDEAVDLSEVANIQLIPGFLQVSLFEVSRLNLGPNMLNAEDKSQIEVYCTISVDSTPWVFITQYTGVPYMVLDLIISKVGSQQLGVVFKQELVPEIGHICVLVETIVNGSPAAIAEMRKGDILVAVDGKKVSSMNQVAKLVKNAVQRRFIIRVERKYSKADLDKQISMKLDSEKLSSEKGTDRKSLKAEFIMNKGDTPSTEDSGKIKFESQIKFSDLKDSENEISEKLETGSKLFRRRKSSAHADEPAQTPDSTPSRKISTTSNQSLVSNSSQFCFDDSYITNVTDLYYTTKEKEYASSITFEETRNFQIDSELQYLNIGVWGRVRGGEFPAKLLGYINVPMKLILAQCYTSSTGHYLKCHALLPPDSASLTTVDTKLQGYSGFDPTLCYGDILLSYVWESSHPNRHAVSDSGKKESAETAKTQPALNEEIIDKKMHDFIRTHFHRATHCDFCTKKIWLKDAIQCRDCGMVCHKKCEVRCQASGTCGAESLAMALETDEIEPNTLIGESGPEISLTSCEDTVQGATMMAMKASIANTLLGLKKAGSTSCLAPPASGTGLASRSLPPSPCASRKNSLVGGLGISPELLEGAEPSVAAPLVAGDLDDGLMSRAKDTGKFLYKHLEPRERVEKINTMMGKLKTALDAETTSRLELSQTGDLDSIKLIAQSDLRVQTLSVLLLHYCAGMQHAQEALDRSQASKDS
- the Pdzd8 gene encoding PDZ domain containing 8 isoform X1, encoding MDFFEFICVSVITFVCGIICTLALEFYLFKKYLEEAPLASPPERPIKHGKAQLPNELLEKIQDEKTTSSTSISRQAMCQGNENLAINLTLQFLFNELRNAERVRLWLYRKLNNEFKELLTQSTTGKLLDSVKLRDLNLGTQFPTIKGLEVADSKIDADTGLLESLDLSLDLHYDGNFQLSIDVKMLLGKTAYMALQVKRVSGRARLQFTRVPYTHWSLSFYSDPILELEVQSQFQGRQLQPQIISLITGQIRRAVRRKHTLPRYKLRYKPFFRRLNDEAVDLSEVANIQLIPGFLQVSLFEVSRLNLGPNMLNAEDKSQIEVYCTISVDSTPWVFITQYTGVPYMVLDLIISKVGSQQLGVVFKQELVPEIGHICVLVETIVNGSPAAIAEMRKGDILVAVDGKKVSSMNQVAKLVKNAVQRRFIIRVERKYSKADLDKQISMKLDSEKLSSEKGTDRKSLKAEFIMNKGDTPSTEDSGKIKFESQIKFSDLKDSENEISEKLETGSKLFRRRKSSAHADEPAQTPDSTPSRKISTTSNQSLVSNSSQFCFDDSYITNVTDLYYTTKEKEYASSITFEETRNFQIDSELQYLNIGVWGRVRGGEFPAKLLGYINVPMKLILAQCYTSSTGHYLKCHALLPPDSASLTTVDTKLQGYSGFDPTLCYGDILLSYVWESSHPNRHAVSDSGKKESAETAKTQPALNEEIIDKKMHDFIRTHFHRATHCDFCTKKIWLKDAIQCRDCGMVCHKKCEVRCQASGTCGAESLAMALETDEIEPNTLIGESGPEISLTSCEDTVQGATMMAMKASIANTLLGLKKAGSTSCLAPPASGTGLASRSLPPSPCASRKNSLVGGLGISPELLEGAEPSVAAPLVAGDLDDGLMSRAKDTGKFLYKHLEPRERVEKINTMMGKLKTALDAETTSRLELSQTGDLDSIKLIAQSDLRVQTLSVLLLHYCAGMQHAQEALDRSQASKDS